One segment of Campylobacter hominis ATCC BAA-381 DNA contains the following:
- a CDS encoding porin family protein translates to MKILSGILIASSVLCSVALAESAFMGVEASYGFTSKFSSDYGDVKDHSIPTLGIKGGYDYDFKAKVNEDEDKVEWTKHAITLGTDWTPAINENFKFLLGAYGGLGILDFNGEATYDDYYVKVDETSVGFLIGARVGGLAEIDEHNEVKFGFKTKWSTYKDFEYIDDIDNTVYEIYAGYNYKF, encoded by the coding sequence ATGAAAATTTTATCTGGTATTTTGATTGCAAGCTCAGTGCTTTGCAGTGTTGCTTTGGCAGAAAGCGCTTTTATGGGCGTTGAAGCAAGCTATGGCTTTACTTCTAAATTTTCAAGCGATTACGGCGATGTAAAAGATCACAGCATACCTACACTTGGCATAAAAGGCGGTTATGATTATGATTTTAAAGCTAAAGTAAATGAAGACGAAGACAAAGTCGAATGGACAAAACACGCAATCACACTAGGCACAGACTGGACACCTGCAATAAATGAAAATTTCAAATTCCTTCTTGGCGCTTACGGCGGTCTTGGAATTTTGGATTTTAACGGCGAAGCTACTTATGACGATTATTACGTAAAAGTAGACGAAACCAGTGTCGGCTTTCTTATCGGTGCAAGAGTCGGCGGTTTGGCTGAAATTGACGAGCACAATGAAGTTAAGTTCGGTTTTAAAACAAAGTGGTCTACTTACAAAGACTTTGAATATATTGACGATATAGATAATACCGTATATGAAATATATGCAGGATATAACTATAAATTCTAA
- a CDS encoding carbon-nitrogen hydrolase codes for MKNLKIALVSQKFAGSVLKCRQKSVEMIEKVAKDGAKLVILQELHEWAYFCQSERVENFALAENFNESLKFWGETAKKFGIVLVTSLFEKRAPGLFHNTAIVFENNGEIAGKYRKMHIPDDPNFYEKFYFTPGDLGFEPINTSVGRLGVLVCWDQWYPEAARLMALKGAEILIYPTAIGWFDGDDEAEKSRQLEAWVAVQRGHAVANALPVIAVNRVGFEAEKISDIIKEDNFNGEISDEILNENDEISCENLDKICKKSNDKKNASKISNGIRFWGNSFVFGAQGEQIFRANSTDEIAKVVELDMRRCENVRAWWPFLRDRRIDAYDKLTKRFID; via the coding sequence ATGAAAAATCTAAAAATCGCTCTTGTTTCTCAAAAATTTGCGGGCAGTGTCTTAAAATGTCGCCAAAAAAGCGTGGAAATGATAGAAAAAGTAGCAAAAGACGGTGCTAAACTTGTCATTTTGCAAGAACTTCACGAATGGGCTTATTTTTGTCAAAGCGAGCGCGTTGAAAATTTCGCTTTGGCTGAAAATTTTAATGAAAGTCTGAAATTTTGGGGAGAAACGGCTAAAAAATTTGGCATAGTGCTTGTAACTTCACTTTTTGAAAAACGCGCACCGGGACTTTTTCATAATACGGCGATTGTTTTTGAAAATAACGGAGAAATAGCTGGAAAATACCGCAAAATGCATATTCCTGATGATCCTAACTTTTATGAAAAATTCTATTTTACACCTGGAGACTTAGGATTTGAGCCGATAAATACCAGTGTCGGAAGACTTGGAGTTTTGGTTTGTTGGGATCAATGGTATCCAGAAGCTGCGCGCCTGATGGCTTTGAAAGGCGCTGAAATTCTTATTTATCCAACTGCAATCGGTTGGTTTGACGGCGATGATGAAGCTGAAAAATCACGCCAACTTGAAGCTTGGGTTGCAGTTCAAAGAGGACATGCTGTAGCTAACGCGCTTCCTGTAATTGCCGTAAATCGTGTAGGATTTGAAGCTGAGAAGATTAGCGATATCATAAAAGAAGATAACTTCAACGGCGAAATTTCGGATGAAATTTTAAATGAAAATGACGAAATTTCATGCGAAAATTTAGACAAAATTTGCAAAAAATCAAATGACAAAAAAAACGCTAGCAAAATTTCAAACGGAATTCGTTTTTGGGGAAACAGCTTTGTTTTCGGCGCGCAAGGCGAGCAAATTTTTAGAGCAAACAGCACGGATGAAATTGCAAAAGTAGTTGAACTTGATATGCGAAGATGCGAAAATGTCCGCGCATGGTGGCCATTTTTACGAGATCGCAGAATAGACGCATACGACAAACTCACAAAAAGATTTATCGACTGA
- a CDS encoding DUF4410 domain-containing protein, with translation MKKYIIFLLIFAISGCGTKIYNENLPQQNQKYLGATAKCDDNEINKKLETKINELLKKEKIPATNDLSINCNLLKFDEGNRAVRYLIGFGAGAATSSTNIKLYNKNQNIVGEFDINATMGMGGFGGDAEEVLDFTAQEVINRLKAKNFI, from the coding sequence ATGAAAAAATATATTATTTTTTTACTGATATTCGCCATTAGCGGTTGCGGTACCAAAATATACAATGAAAATTTGCCGCAACAAAATCAAAAATATCTCGGTGCCACAGCAAAATGTGATGACAACGAGATAAATAAGAAATTGGAAACCAAAATAAACGAACTCTTAAAAAAAGAAAAAATTCCAGCTACAAACGATTTATCAATCAATTGTAATTTATTAAAATTTGATGAAGGAAACAGAGCGGTTCGCTATTTAATCGGTTTTGGAGCGGGCGCTGCAACAAGTAGCACAAATATAAAGCTTTACAACAAAAATCAAAACATTGTAGGCGAATTTGACATAAACGCTACAATGGGAATGGGCGGATTTGGTGGCGATGCCGAAGAAGTGCTTGATTTTACGGCACAAGAAGTCATAAATCGCTTAAAAGCTAAAAATTTTATTTAA